From the Bradyrhizobium ontarionense genome, the window GCACTGGTGCCTGGGCCAGCCGGTGTTTCCGCATGATCAGCTCGGCCCTGACGGCCATCCGACCCGCGGCGGCTTCCTGCCGCCGGTGCCGTTGCCGCGCCGGATGTGGGCCGGCGGCGAGGTCGCGTTTCTCGATCCGTTGCGCGTCGGCGATGTCGCCACCCGGGTCTCGACCATCTCCGACGTCGCCCTGAAGAGCGGCTCGACCGGCCAGCTCTGCTTCGTCGCCGTCGAGCATGTCGTGACGACGCCGCGCGGGGTCGCGATCCGCGAGCGCCAGGACATCGTCTACCGCGACATGGGCGGCGCGCAGCCCGCGCCAGCAAAGGCGCCGCCACCTTCTCCGGTCGCACAGCACAGCGAGACGCGTGTCTCCGATGCGGTGCTGCTGTTCCGTTATTCTGCGCTGACCTTCAACGGCCACCGCATCCACTACGATCGCGACTACGTCACCAAGGTCGAGGGCTATCCGGGATTGATCTTCCACGGCCCGCTGCAGGCCGCGCTCTTGGTCGAG encodes:
- a CDS encoding FAS1-like dehydratase domain-containing protein, giving the protein MTDTLDLDRLRQWVGRSAEATDIVTAQLTKGLRATLFQDIGEPDTGDIAPYTVHWCLGQPVFPHDQLGPDGHPTRGGFLPPVPLPRRMWAGGEVAFLDPLRVGDVATRVSTISDVALKSGSTGQLCFVAVEHVVTTPRGVAIRERQDIVYRDMGGAQPAPAKAPPPSPVAQHSETRVSDAVLLFRYSALTFNGHRIHYDRDYVTKVEGYPGLIFHGPLQAALLVEFAAKLKGKAPAKFAYRGVQPLFEGSEFSVNANDIDAGLDVWIANAERQPTMKGTATW